One window of the Calditrichota bacterium genome contains the following:
- the xseA gene encoding exodeoxyribonuclease VII large subunit: SVSRLTAEIRRLLEDGLPLLYLEGELSNVKHHSSGHRYFTIKDEGAQIPGVMWRTRPDPGFDLRDGLKVRAYGRVVVWEQGGRYQFDVLQLIPAGLGALQMAFEALKTRLAAEGLFDFSRKKPLPRFPQAIGIVTSRTGAALHDLAWGFATRYPPARLYLIPVAVQGEGAAAEIAAAIEHFNGMNLVDMMVIGRGGGSLEDLWAFNEEVVVRAIASSRIPVVSAVGHEIDISLSDLAADLRAPTPTAAAGLMVPDRIDLLATLGQTRQRMSRSLRRGIELWRERTARIRGGYGFRRALNRVNEERMRLTDLAARIEADNRRLLELWRQRLTGTRDRLTALSPSAVMERGFAVARRPDRTIIRSSAVLASGDPLELQFARGSAAVAVIGVKPSE, from the coding sequence TCAGTCAGCCGACTTACCGCCGAAATCCGGCGACTACTCGAAGACGGGCTTCCGTTGCTCTATCTCGAAGGTGAGTTGTCGAATGTGAAACACCACTCTTCGGGGCATCGGTATTTCACTATCAAGGATGAGGGGGCGCAGATCCCGGGGGTAATGTGGCGCACCCGCCCCGATCCGGGTTTCGATTTGCGCGACGGCTTGAAAGTGCGCGCCTACGGGCGCGTTGTCGTTTGGGAGCAGGGCGGGCGGTATCAGTTCGATGTCCTCCAATTGATACCGGCCGGCTTGGGAGCGCTTCAGATGGCATTCGAGGCACTGAAGACCCGTCTGGCAGCCGAAGGCCTATTCGACTTCTCCCGCAAGAAACCGCTCCCGCGTTTCCCTCAGGCAATCGGTATCGTCACCTCCCGCACCGGAGCTGCGCTTCACGACCTTGCCTGGGGATTTGCCACCCGCTATCCACCGGCGAGGCTCTACTTGATACCGGTAGCGGTGCAGGGCGAGGGAGCGGCTGCCGAAATCGCCGCCGCTATTGAGCACTTCAACGGTATGAATCTCGTCGATATGATGGTCATAGGCCGCGGCGGGGGATCACTCGAAGACCTCTGGGCGTTCAATGAGGAAGTTGTGGTCCGGGCTATCGCTTCATCGCGCATACCGGTCGTTTCGGCTGTCGGGCACGAGATCGATATATCGCTTTCCGATTTGGCTGCGGATCTTAGGGCTCCGACGCCGACTGCCGCTGCCGGCCTGATGGTGCCGGACCGGATAGATTTATTGGCAACACTTGGACAAACCCGTCAACGGATGAGCCGTTCGCTGCGTCGGGGGATCGAACTTTGGCGCGAGCGAACCGCCCGGATACGGGGAGGATATGGCTTTCGCCGCGCTCTAAACCGCGTTAACGAAGAGCGAATGCGCCTGACCGATCTTGCCGCGCGTATCGAAGCGGACAATCGTCGGCTGCTCGAATTGTGGCGGCAGAGACTGACCGGCACCCGCGACCGGCTCACCGCGCTTTCGCCGTCGGCGGTTATGGAACGCGGCTTTGCGGTTGCCCGTCGACCGGACCGGACTATCATACGCTCGTCGGCAGTGCTCGCTTCCGGCGACCCTCTTGAACTGCAATTTGCCCGTGGCAGCGCCGCTGTCGCGGTTATCGGAGTCAAGCCCAGTGAATAG
- the xseB gene encoding exodeoxyribonuclease VII small subunit: MRLPVDRTGLSYARRQCSLPATLLNCNLPVAAPLSRLSESSPVNSETPAAGTEPSFEDAYRRLEAIARKLEEPATPLEESFRLFDEGQQLLRYCERLLDQAERRIQVIVGESSGEVREETIA, translated from the coding sequence TTGCGGTTGCCCGTCGACCGGACCGGACTATCATACGCTCGTCGGCAGTGCTCGCTTCCGGCGACCCTCTTGAACTGCAATTTGCCCGTGGCAGCGCCGCTGTCGCGGTTATCGGAGTCAAGCCCAGTGAATAGCGAAACGCCCGCCGCCGGAACTGAACCTTCGTTCGAAGATGCCTACCGGAGGCTTGAGGCGATTGCCCGCAAACTCGAAGAGCCCGCCACCCCGCTCGAGGAATCGTTCCGCCTTTTCGATGAGGGGCAGCAGTTGTTACGCTATTGCGAGCGCCTGCTCGATCAAGCCGAGCGCCGTATTCAGGTCATAGTGGGGGAATCGAGCGGCGAGGTCCGGGAGGAGACCATTGCCTGA
- the dxs gene encoding 1-deoxy-D-xylulose-5-phosphate synthase: MTGIDSPDDLRRLKVEQLPQLAEELRTFVIDVVSRTGGHLGSNLGAIELTLALHYVYDTPRDLIVWDVGAQAYAHKILTGRRSRFNTNRQYGGIAGFPRRAESPYDTFGVGHSSTSISAALGMAVARDLSGQSHKVIAVIGDGGMTGGLAFEGLNNAGSEGRDITVVLNDNRMAISPNVGALSRHISSLRADPRFERLKDSMWQLAGQLPRGSQLRKALGGVDAGIRAMLVPGLWFERLGFRYVGPIDGHDTGELVKMFSWLKAIQGPVLVHVLTEKGKGYHHAENDGLRLHGVSKFDPEFGPVAASGELTFAGHFSDELLKVAHEDEKVVAITPAMIEGSALGQFQAEFPERCFDVGIAEQHAVTFAAGLAAQGYKPVVAIYSTFFQRAYDQLIHDVALQELPVVFGVDRAGIVGEDGPTHHGAFDLSYLRAIPEVRILIPRDSDQMRAMLRFVLLKDDHATAIRFPRGKSLRFDPPVRPETDLTRPEMLRDGTDGLIVGCGIILREALDAALDLVNEELLNLAVVDLRCLKPLDTETLREFSQRFSKWLTIEENTLEGGMGSALIEHITDHQLPIEICRMGLPDKFIAHGDRASLLRDTGIDRAAIRKTALGFFARRTVRPRRRVGLFRL; encoded by the coding sequence TTGACCGGAATCGACAGCCCGGACGATCTGCGGCGGCTGAAGGTCGAGCAACTGCCGCAACTGGCTGAGGAACTGCGCACCTTTGTCATCGATGTCGTATCGCGAACAGGAGGCCATCTCGGGTCAAATCTCGGCGCTATCGAATTGACTCTGGCGCTCCACTATGTCTATGATACGCCGCGCGACTTGATCGTCTGGGATGTGGGAGCCCAGGCTTATGCACATAAGATACTGACCGGCCGCCGGAGCCGATTCAACACCAACCGGCAATACGGCGGAATCGCCGGCTTCCCCCGTCGCGCTGAAAGTCCCTATGATACTTTCGGCGTGGGACATTCTTCGACCTCGATTTCAGCCGCACTTGGGATGGCCGTAGCGCGCGACCTCTCCGGTCAGAGCCACAAGGTCATCGCCGTCATCGGCGACGGTGGGATGACTGGAGGGCTCGCCTTCGAGGGTCTCAACAACGCCGGTTCCGAGGGCCGGGACATAACGGTCGTCCTTAACGACAACCGGATGGCGATATCGCCCAATGTCGGCGCGCTCTCGCGGCATATCTCCTCACTTCGCGCCGATCCCCGTTTTGAACGCCTCAAGGACAGCATGTGGCAACTGGCGGGGCAACTGCCGCGCGGTTCACAGTTGCGCAAAGCGTTGGGCGGCGTCGATGCCGGTATCCGGGCGATGCTGGTGCCGGGGTTATGGTTTGAACGGCTCGGCTTTCGCTATGTAGGGCCTATCGACGGACACGATACTGGCGAACTCGTGAAGATGTTCAGTTGGCTGAAGGCGATACAGGGGCCGGTGCTGGTACACGTCCTGACCGAGAAGGGCAAAGGCTATCATCACGCCGAGAACGACGGGCTGAGACTTCACGGCGTCAGCAAGTTCGATCCCGAGTTTGGACCGGTGGCTGCGAGCGGTGAATTGACCTTTGCCGGGCACTTCTCAGACGAACTACTTAAGGTTGCCCATGAAGATGAGAAGGTCGTTGCCATCACTCCGGCAATGATCGAAGGGAGCGCGCTCGGGCAGTTTCAGGCTGAATTTCCGGAGCGGTGCTTCGATGTCGGTATTGCGGAACAACATGCCGTAACCTTTGCAGCCGGCTTGGCAGCGCAAGGATATAAGCCGGTAGTGGCGATCTATTCGACTTTCTTTCAGCGCGCCTACGATCAGTTGATTCACGATGTCGCTTTGCAGGAACTGCCGGTCGTCTTCGGAGTCGATCGCGCCGGTATCGTCGGTGAGGATGGCCCCACTCATCATGGCGCCTTCGATCTCTCCTACCTGCGAGCCATTCCTGAGGTGCGGATTTTGATTCCGCGCGATAGCGACCAGATGCGGGCAATGCTTCGATTTGTACTTCTGAAGGATGACCACGCCACGGCGATCCGTTTTCCCCGTGGCAAATCGCTGCGATTCGACCCGCCGGTCCGTCCCGAAACCGATTTGACCCGCCCGGAGATGCTGCGCGACGGGACCGACGGGCTTATCGTCGGTTGCGGGATAATCCTGCGCGAAGCACTCGACGCCGCGCTCGACCTGGTGAACGAAGAACTGCTCAACCTCGCGGTAGTCGATTTACGCTGTTTGAAGCCGCTCGATACCGAAACCTTGCGCGAATTTTCGCAGCGATTCTCCAAGTGGCTAACTATCGAAGAGAATACCCTTGAGGGCGGTATGGGCTCGGCCTTGATCGAGCATATCACCGACCATCAACTTCCGATAGAGATTTGCCGGATGGGGCTGCCCGACAAGTTCATTGCACACGGTGACCGCGCCAGTCTCCTGCGCGATACCGGAATCGACCGGGCGGCGATTCGTAAAACAGCGCTCGGCTTCTTTGCCCGGCGGACGGTTCGTCCACGACGCCGGGTCGGACTATTCCGGCTATAG
- a CDS encoding NAD(+)/NADH kinase, with the protein MRLGIIANTGKPRIREFVEPFLRRQHAAGISCRVASDLTGLIGDTGCEIVPPEMVAEGVDYVLSFGGDGTFLQTARLVAPAGKPIIGVNLGGFGYLAEVNIDEIDARLDDLKTGRYREQERMMLEAVGEGIEPVIALNDIVIDKGAFTRTIRLETRVDGEFLNEFYSDGLIIATPTGSTGYSLSVGGPIVEPRLDAIIVNPISPHMLANRPLLLSPDRRIEIAAYSEQGWFSLSADGRKIADLPSGATIRIRRSPFVTRVVTFRAPTFFTLLRNKLHWRNRHNGEDNKLEKVHAG; encoded by the coding sequence GTGCGCCTCGGAATCATCGCCAATACCGGCAAACCGCGGATACGGGAGTTCGTTGAGCCGTTCCTGAGACGGCAGCATGCCGCTGGAATATCCTGTCGGGTGGCCTCCGATCTAACCGGCTTGATAGGCGATACCGGTTGCGAGATCGTCCCTCCTGAAATGGTCGCCGAAGGCGTCGATTACGTCCTCTCTTTCGGTGGCGACGGCACCTTCCTGCAGACCGCCCGCCTTGTCGCACCGGCTGGCAAGCCGATCATCGGCGTCAATCTCGGCGGCTTCGGTTATCTGGCGGAAGTCAATATCGACGAAATCGACGCCCGCCTCGACGATCTGAAAACGGGTCGTTACCGGGAGCAGGAGCGGATGATGCTGGAGGCGGTCGGTGAAGGCATCGAGCCGGTTATTGCGCTGAACGACATCGTGATCGACAAGGGAGCGTTCACCCGAACGATCCGGCTTGAGACGCGCGTCGATGGCGAATTTCTTAACGAGTTTTATTCCGACGGCCTGATCATCGCAACGCCGACTGGTTCGACCGGCTATTCGCTCTCGGTTGGAGGCCCTATCGTAGAGCCGCGACTCGACGCGATTATCGTCAACCCCATATCACCGCATATGTTAGCCAATCGGCCGCTGTTGCTCTCGCCTGACCGTCGAATCGAAATTGCCGCCTACAGCGAGCAGGGTTGGTTCAGCCTTTCGGCCGATGGACGTAAAATAGCCGATCTACCTTCGGGAGCGACCATCCGCATCAGGCGCAGCCCGTTCGTGACCCGGGTCGTCACCTTCCGTGCTCCGACATTTTTCACTCTTCTGCGCAATAAATTGCACTGGCGTAACCGGCATAACGGCGAAGACAATAAACTTGAAAAGGTTCACGCGGGATGA